One Salmo trutta chromosome 19, fSalTru1.1, whole genome shotgun sequence genomic window carries:
- the LOC115154698 gene encoding leucine-rich repeat transmembrane protein FLRT1, which yields MAPEGVAELRDWLFLLMLCLTLLAEVLEVAAATGYDEEEDLVCPSVCRCDEDFIYCNDRGLSSIPPLPLSATVLYLQNNHIDNAGLPTSLERHLTVLVVYLYDNELDDFPMHLPPSLRELHLQDNNIRTLPRATLARMPLLEKLHLDDNSVSTVSIEDKAFVDNPRLRLLFLSRNHLSSIPSGLPASLEELRLDDNRISTIPTHAFRGLSSLRRLVLDGNLLANQRIADDTFSRLSNLTELSLVRNSLLTPPVNLPSAHLQRLSLQDNALIHMPRGSLDGMRRLQRLDLSGNNLTTLPRGLFKDLDSLGQLLVRGNPWHCGCNLRWLHDWLHARGNSITVRGLTCQAPEKVRDMALKDLTSQMEECEVTGVVPAGAGAGATGSGTRDRVGGVGGVAASSTTLSPPQGSLFTLRSKRPGLGLPDSGLDYTLGSSGVGKSLALNVKPLAHDSIRVTWSVAQPTSSFRLSWLRLGTSAAMGSITETLVRGDRREYLLTSLHPRSSYIICMVPLATSSGGKGAMTAGDTDSDEAPVCAKAETSDPSQPDVGQEDNQDPEHMATLPLAGIIGGATVIVSLALIFAIFCWYGHRAGRLSSREQYSRGSSRKSKHYDDYIESGTKKDTTILEIRGPGFQMTPMVTHQPPKPLREDYIIHTIFPSNGTGLYKGAHQVSNAGYGTNRGYRERGIPDIDYCYT from the coding sequence ATGGCGCCGGAGGGAGTGGCCGAGCTGCGTGATTGGCTGTTCCTGCTGATGCTCTGCCTGACTCTGTTGGCCGAGGTGCTGGAGGTTGCTGCAGCCACAGGGTACGATGAGGAGGAAGACTTGGTGTGCCCCTCGGTGTGCCGATGTGATGAGGACTTCATCTACTGCAACGACCGTGGCCTGAGCTCTATCccccctctgcccctctctgCCACTGTGCTCTACCTTCAGAACAACCACATAGACAACGCCGGGCTTCCCACCTCCCTGGAGCGACACCTAACCGTCCTAGTGGTCTACTTGTACGATAACGAGCTGGATGACTTCCCCATGCACCTGCCCCCTTCCCTCCGGGAGCTGCACCTGCAGGATAACAACATCCGTACGCTTCCCCGCGCCACCCTGGCCCGCATGCCACTGCTGGAGAAATTGCACCTGGACGACAACTCTGTCTCCACCGTCAGCATCGAAGACAAGGCCTTCGTTGACAACCCGCGGCTGCGTCTGCTCTTCCTGTCTCGTAACCACCTGTCCAGCATCCCCTCTGGGCTCCCGGCCTCTCTGGAGGAGCTGAGGCTGGACGACAACCGCATCTCCACCATCCCCACCCACGCCTTCCGCGGCCTCTCCTCCCTGCGACGTCTCGTCCTGGACGGAAACCTCCTGGCCAATCAGCGCATCGCAGACGACACCTTCTCCCGCCTCTCCAACCTGACGGAGCTTTCCCTGGTGCGTAACTCCCTCCTGACCCCGCCAGTCAACCTGCCCAGCGCCCATCTGCAACGTCTCTCCCTGCAGGACAATGCTCTGATCCACATGCCCCGTGGCTCCTTGGACGGCATGAGGAGGCTCCAGAGACTAGACCTGTCTGGCAACAACCTGACCACCCTGCCTCGGGGCCTGTTCAAAGACCTGGACAGCCTGGGACAACTGCTGGTGCGGGGGAATCCCTGGCACTGTGGATGTAACCTGCGCTGGCTACATGACTGGCTGCACGCTAGGGGTAACTCCATCACGGTGAGGGGTCTTACCTGCCAGGCGCCCGAAAAGGTCAGAGACATGGCCCTCAAGGACCTGACCAGCCAGATGGAGGAGTGTGAAGTCACAGGGGTAGTGcctgctggggctggggctggagccACAGGCAGTGGGACCAGAGACAGAGTGGGTGGAGTAGGAGGAGTTGCTGCTAGCTCCACTACCCTTTCCCCTCCACAGGGCTCTCTCTTCACCCTGCGCTCCAAGCGGCCCGGCCTGGGGCTCCCAGACTCTGGTCTAGACTACACCCTGGGTAGCAGTGGAGTGGGTAAGAGCCTGGCCCTGAATGTCAAGCCCCTGGCCCACGACAGCATCCGTGTCACCTGGAGCGTGGCCCAGCCCACCTCCTCCTTTAGACTTAGCTGGCTGCGGCTGGGAACCAGCGCTGCGATGGGCTCCATCACAGAGACCCTGGTGAGAGGAGACCGCAGAGAGTACCTGCTCACCTCCCTGCACCCCCGCTCCAGCTACATCATCTGCATGGTCCCCCTGGCAACCAGCTCTGGGGGTAAAGGAGCCATGACAGCCGGAGACACTGACTCAGATGAAGCTCCAGTGTGCGCTAAAGCTGAGACGTCAGACCCCAGTCAGCCAGATGTGGGCCAGGAGGACAACCAGGACCCTGAACACATGGCTACTCTGCCTCTGGCTGGGATCATTGGAGGAGCTACTGTCATTGTTTCTCTGGCCCTCATATTCGCCATCTTCTGCTGGTACGGGCATCGGGCCGGACGCCTGTCTTCTCGTGAACAATACAGCCGTGGCAGCTCCAGAAAGAGCAAGCACTACGATGACTACATTGAGTCAGGCACAAAGAAGGACACCACCATCCTGGAGATCCGAGGCCCAGGGTTCCAGATGACGCCCATGGTTACCCACCAGCCGCCCAAGCCCCTCCGGGAGGATTACATCATCCACACTATATTCCCCTCCAATGGCACCGGCCTCTACAAAGGTGCCCACCAAGTGTCCAATGCAGGGTATGGCACCAACCGTGGCTATAGAGAAAGAGGGATCCCAGATATAGACTACTGTTACACGTGA